From Drosophila virilis strain 15010-1051.87 chromosome X, Dvir_AGI_RSII-ME, whole genome shotgun sequence, the proteins below share one genomic window:
- the Tbh gene encoding tyramine beta-hydroxylase → MSLQPSKGQTVVGKREQHKGKQQQQQLKQQRQSMQLLPVIAMLLLLTQPLSVYANRLSDTKLHEVYLDDKEIKLSWMVDWYKQEVLFHLQNAFNEQHRWFYLGFSKRGGLADADICFFENQNGFFNVVTDTYTSPDGHWVRKDYQQDCEVFKMDEFTLAFKRKFDTCDPLDLRLHEGTMYVVWARGESELALEDHQFALPNVSAPHEAGLKMLQLLRADKILIPETDLEHIEITLEQAPVPKQETTYWCHVQRLDDIIKNRLHIVQFEPIIKTPGIIHHMEVFHCETDAHVEIPLYNGDCEQLPLEAKVCSKVMSLWAMGASTFTYPPEAGLPVGGPDFNPYVRLEVHFNNPELQAGLVDSSGFRIKVSKTLRQYDAGVMELGLEYTDKMAIPPGQTAFPLSGYCVADCTRAALPRTGIIIFGSQLHTHLRGVRILTRHFRGEQELREVNRDDYYSHHFQEIRTLHYKPRVLPGDALVTTCYYNTLADTNATLGGFSISDEMCVNYIHYYPATKLEVCKSSVSEETLEDYFIYMKRKEHQHGIHLNGARSANYRTIEWTKPHVDQLYTMYIQEPLSMQCNRSDGQRFEGHNWEGVPPTPVQIKMPIHRKLCPNYNPLWLKPLEKGECDLLGECIY, encoded by the exons ATGTCGCTGCAGCCAAGCAAGGGCCAAACGGTTGTCGGCAAAAGAGAGCAGCATAAagggaagcagcagcagcagcagctaaaacaacaaaggcaatcaatgcagctgctgcccgtTATtgcaatgctgctgctgctgacgcaaCCGCTGAGCGTCTACGCAAATC GTCTCTCGGATACGAAGCTACATGAAGTCTATTTGGATGACAAGGAGATCAAGCTTAGCTGGATGGTGGATTGGTACAAGCAGGAGGTGCTTTTCCATTTGCAGAATGCATTCAATGAGCAGCATCGTTGGTTCTATTTGGGCTTCTCAAAGCGCGGCGGATTAGCCGATGCGGATATTTGTTTCTTTGAGAATCAGAACGGTTTCTTCAATGTGGTCACCGACACGTACACCAGCCCAGATGGCCATTGGGTGCGCAAGGACTACCAGCAGGACTGCGAGGTCTTCAAAATGGATGAGTTTACGCTGGCCTTCAAGCGCAAGTTTGATACCTGCGATCCGCTCGATCTGCGACTGCAC GAGGGAACCATGTATGTGGTCTGGGCACGCGGCGAATCGGAGCTTGCCTTAGAGGATCATCAGTTTGCGTTGCCCAATGTGAGTGCACCACATGAGGCGGGTCTcaagatgctgcagctgctgcgcgcCGACAAGATACTCATACCCGAAAC CGATTTGGAGCATATTGAAATCACGCTGGAGCAGGCGCCGGTGCCCAAGCAGGAGACCACCTACTGGTGTCATGTTCAACGTTTGGATGACATAATCAAGAATCGTTTGCATATTGTACAATTTGAGCCGATTATCAAGACGCCGGGCATTATACATCACATGGAGGTGTTCCACTGCGAAACGGACGCACACGTTGAGATTCCACTGTACAATGGCGACTGCGAACAGCTGCCGTTGGAGGCCAAGGTCTGCTCCAAGGTAATGTCATTGTGGGCCATGGGTGCCAGCACTTTTACATATCCACCTGAGGCTGGCCTGCCAGTCGGTGGACCCGATTTTAATCCCTACGTTCGACTCGAGGTGCACTTCAATAATCCGGAGCTGCAGGCGG GTCTGGTGGATAGCTCTGGATTTCGCATCAAAGTATCAAAGACACTGCGGCAATACGATGCCGGCGTCATGGAATTGGGTCTGGAATATACTGACAAAATGGCCATACCGCCCGGCCAGACGGCGTTCCCACTGAGTGGCTACTGTGTGGCCGATTGTACACGGGCCGCACTGCCACGGACGGGCATCATCATCTTTGGTTCGCAGCTGCATACACATTTGCGAGGGGTTCGCATCCTAACACGACATTTTCGCGGCGAACAGGAGCTGCGCGAGGTGAATCGCGATGATTACTATTCGCATCATTTCCAGGAAATACGCACACTGCACTACAAGCCGCGTGTGTTGCCG GGCGACGCTCTGGTCACAACGTGCTATTATAATACGCTTGCCGATACGAATGCCACGCTGGGCGGCTTTTCCATTAGCGATGAGATGTGCGTCAACTATATACATTACTATCCGGCTACCAAGTTGGAGGTGTGCAAGAGTTCCGTTTCGGAGGAGACGCTCGAGGATTACTTTATCTACATGAAGCG CAAGGAGCATCAGCATGGCATACACTTGAACGGGGCACGTTCTGCGAATTATCGGACTATCGAATGGACAAAGCCGCACGTTGACCAATTGTATACGATGTACATCCAGGAGCCGCTTAGCATGCAATGCAACAGATCCGATGGCCAGCGTTTCGAGGGACACAACTGGGAGGGTGTGCCGCCGACGCCAGTGCAAATCAAAATGCCCATCCATCGGAAATTGTGCCCCAACTACAATCCACTGTGGCTGAAGCCGTTGGAGAAGGGTGAATGCGATTTGCTGGGCGAGTGCATCTACTAG